In the Blautia coccoides genome, ATCATGTAAAACCCTTTGACGGTATAGTGGAGATGCTGAAAGGCCTGAAGGAGGAGGGAATACGGATCGCCGTATTCTCCAACAAACCACACCACGCAGCAGTGGATGTTGTGAGGCAGATATTTGGTGAAGGGCTGTTCGACGAGGTACAGGGACAGACTGCAGAGGTTCCAAGAAAGCCTTCCCCGGTGGGAGCGCTTGCTATTGCCCGCCGGCTTAAAGTGACCCCGGAAGAATGCCTGTATCTTGGTGATACCAACACAGATATGGAGACCGGAAAAGAGGCAGGTATGTTTACCATCGGCGTTACATGGGGATTCCGTCCAAGAGAAGAACTTGTGGAGCACCAGGCAAAAAAAATAGTGGACAGACCGGATGAGGTACTGGCGTTTGCAAAGGAGAGAAACCATGCTGAAACTGATCGCCAGTGATCTAGACGGAACGCTTCTGCAGGGGACAAGGGAAATTTCAGTTGAAGCGGTTGAGATGATAAAAAAATTATCCCAAATGGGCATTTTATTTGCAGCGGCCAGCGGCAGGCAGTATCCCAATCTGCGGAGACTGTTTGAGCCTGTGAAGGATGATATTGCTTATATTTGTGAAAATGGCGCACTTGTGGTATATCAGGGCAGAGTCCTACATAAAGATGTGTTTGACAGGACATTAGGAGATGAGATACTGGAGAGCATACTGGAAAAAGATAGCGCGGAGGCTCTGGTCTCCGGTGAGAGCACATGTTACATCCAGCCAAAGCAGCCGTCCTTTTATGACCATATCGCCAATTTTGTAAAAAATGATGTGACTCTTATGGACAACATTTTCCGTATAGAGGAACCATACCTGAAGATATCAGTGTATGAGGAGGCCGGTGTGGAGAGCATTTACCCTTACTGGAAAGAAAAATTCGGGGAGCGGGCTACGGTTGTCACCTCCGGATTCGCCTGGCTGGACATGATGCCAAAAGGCGCGGATAAGGGAAACGCCATGGGTATACTGCAGCAGAGCCTGAATATAAAACCGGAGGAATGCGCAGCCTTTGGTGACAATTATAATGACCTGGAGATGCTGTCCAGGGTAAAGTACAGCTATGCGGCAGGCGATGCAAAGGAAGCGGTGAAAAATGCGTGCAGAGCAGAAACAAAACGGGTGGAAACCGTTTTAAATAAAATCATTATTAAAGGAGGATATGCAGAATGAACGAATTCAGTGATGAATGCTTACTCACATTTTTACAGAAACAGGGGCAGCTTTTTGCCGAGCCGGTGGCGGAGACTGTGGAGGAGGCTGAGGCCTTCCTGGAAGACTGCATGGCAGTGGTGGTTGATTCCATCGAGGAAGTCAGGGACTATTTTGAGGAAAACGGAATGGATGTAGACGGTATGTCCCTGGATGAGATTGAGGAGGCAAGTGAGGTGTTTCCGCTGCCGAACGGGCAGTATCTGATCGTAGAAGGCTGATGGATGGGAACACCGGCATGGGTTCTTGGAATTGAAAGCCGGCCATAGCGGCGGGGAAAATCCGTATAGTTTTTGAAAAGCCGAAAAAGGGATGATGAGAATCATGACTTTTTCGGCTTTTTGCTTTTTTCATGACCCCGCTTCCTCCTCTTCTGTTTGAGATAGAGCTTGTTTGAAAAATCATTCCCGCACATCTCACGGAAGGCATTTTTCAAACACACTCTGGCATGCCTTGTCCTTTTTGGAAAAATGTATTACAATAGGGAAAAGTTCGGAAAAGAGGAATGAATATGGAAATAGAAAAACTGGTCCGGCGTCAGAGGAGATTTTTCGGAAAAGGCTGTACGATGTCCCGGGCATTCAGAATTCAGGCCCTTGACCGCCTGGAAAAGACTATAAAAAAGAATGAGGGAGAGATCCGCCATGCTTTGTATCAGGATCTCCATAAATCTTCATTTGAGTCTTATATGACAGAGGTGGGGATGGTTTTGAGTGAGTTGTCTTTTGTGAAAAGACATCTGAAAACATGGATGAAGGATAAGACAGTACCAACACCTCTCGCGCAGTTTCCCGCAAAAAGTTTCGTGACACATGAGCCTTACGGAGTGGTCCTGGTGATGGCACCCTGGAACTATCCCTTTATGCTTTGTCTTGACCCGCTGATCGGGGCCATAGCAGCCGGGAACTGCTGTATCCTGAAGCCCTCTGCATATTCGGAACATGTATCAGCCGTGATCGCTAAGATCATCCGTCAGGCATTTCCACCGGAGTTTGTGGCCGTAGTGGAAGGCGGACGGGCAGAGAACCAGGAGCTTTTAGAGCAGCGGTTTGACTATATCTTTTTTACCGGGGGTGTGACGGTGGGCAGGCTGGTCATGGAGAAGGCGGCCCGTTATCTGACACCCGTGACTCTGGAACTGGGCGGCAAGAGTCCCTGTATTGTGGACAGTACCGCTAATTTAAAGATGGCTGCAAAAAGGCTTGTGTTCGGCAAATATCTGAACAGCGGGCAGACCTGTGTGGCACCTGATTATCTGCTTGTGCAGGAATCTGTCAAAGAGGAATTCCTGGTATA is a window encoding:
- a CDS encoding HAD family hydrolase codes for the protein MIRACIFDLDGTIADTVESIGVVGNRLLSHYGLPEQPIREYNYFAGDGADELVKRILKASGGTEKVDYEEAKVLYRKWFEEDPFYHVKPFDGIVEMLKGLKEEGIRIAVFSNKPHHAAVDVVRQIFGEGLFDEVQGQTAEVPRKPSPVGALAIARRLKVTPEECLYLGDTNTDMETGKEAGMFTIGVTWGFRPREELVEHQAKKIVDRPDEVLAFAKERNHAETDRQ
- a CDS encoding HAD family hydrolase, whose product is MLKLIASDLDGTLLQGTREISVEAVEMIKKLSQMGILFAAASGRQYPNLRRLFEPVKDDIAYICENGALVVYQGRVLHKDVFDRTLGDEILESILEKDSAEALVSGESTCYIQPKQPSFYDHIANFVKNDVTLMDNIFRIEEPYLKISVYEEAGVESIYPYWKEKFGERATVVTSGFAWLDMMPKGADKGNAMGILQQSLNIKPEECAAFGDNYNDLEMLSRVKYSYAAGDAKEAVKNACRAETKRVETVLNKIIIKGGYAE
- a CDS encoding aldehyde dehydrogenase; protein product: MEIEKLVRRQRRFFGKGCTMSRAFRIQALDRLEKTIKKNEGEIRHALYQDLHKSSFESYMTEVGMVLSELSFVKRHLKTWMKDKTVPTPLAQFPAKSFVTHEPYGVVLVMAPWNYPFMLCLDPLIGAIAAGNCCILKPSAYSEHVSAVIAKIIRQAFPPEFVAVVEGGRAENQELLEQRFDYIFFTGGVTVGRLVMEKAARYLTPVTLELGGKSPCIVDSTANLKMAAKRLVFGKYLNSGQTCVAPDYLLVQESVKEEFLVYVKHYIRQMFGEAPLKNPDYPRMINEKHYRRVMELLREGQIEIGGYGDEKRLQIAPTVLTGITEESPVMQEEIFGPVLPVLTFKETAEAVGFVKEREKPLALYLFTRDKRTERKVLRNLSFGGGCVNDTIIHLATPHMGFGGVGGSGMGSYHGRESFETFSHKKSVVRKSDMIDLPIRYQPYTEGKEWLLRRFL